Within Dysosmobacter sp. Marseille-Q4140, the genomic segment CAGTTTACACGGCGATGTCTGTCCTGTCAACTGGTATTTTCGCCCAGAAAGAGGCCGAAACTCCAGTCTGGTTCAGGATGATTTGCACAAAAACACTGCGCCGACAAAGGATTTCGGCAGAAATTTCACAGCCAGACTTTGCATCGGATTGCAACTGCCCGGCAAAACTGCTATCATACCTGTATGATTTTTGAAGGAGCGGAGGCGAGGCCGGTGGGGGAGCCGTGGAACAAAGGGGAAAAGACCCGCGCCCTGCGGGACTTCCTCTGCGGTGTGCTGATCGGGGCCGGCGCCATTTTGCCGGGCGTCTCCGGCGGCGTGCTGGCGGTGGTGTTCGGTATCTACCGCCCGCTGATGGAGATGCTGACCCGTCCGCGGACTGCCATCCCTCAATATTGGCGGTTCCTGCCGGCCCTGGGTCTAGGATGGGCCGTGGGCTTTCTGGGGGTGGCCAAGGGCATCGCGGTGTGTCTGGACTGGTCCGCCGCCGTGACTACATGGCTGTTCATCGGACTTATTATTGGCACGGTGCCCTCCCTGTTCCGGGAGGCAGGAAAGGAGGGGCGCCGCCCCTCCGCCTGGGTGAGCCTTTTCGTGTGCGCCGCGGCGGTGTTCGCGGGGCTGTTCTATGTGGGCCGGGTGCTGTCGGTGACGGTGGAGCCCAGCTTCTGGTGGTATAACTTCTGCGGGGCGCTGTGGGGGATGAGCGTGGTGATCCCGGGCCTGACCTCCTCCTCGGTGATGATGGCACTGGGGCTCTACCAGCCCATGCTGGAG encodes:
- a CDS encoding DUF368 domain-containing protein — translated: MIFEGAEARPVGEPWNKGEKTRALRDFLCGVLIGAGAILPGVSGGVLAVVFGIYRPLMEMLTRPRTAIPQYWRFLPALGLGWAVGFLGVAKGIAVCLDWSAAVTTWLFIGLIIGTVPSLFREAGKEGRRPSAWVSLFVCAAAVFAGLFYVGRVLSVTVEPSFWWYNFCGALWGMSVVIPGLTSSSVMMALGLYQPMLEGLARLDLLVLSACLPGMVITMLLLARLVSWFFRRHYAVAYHGILGIVLASTLVIVPTDYLGWWEVALSALCCAGGYALASFLDKLDRTTGRGAD